The Arachis hypogaea cultivar Tifrunner chromosome 19, arahy.Tifrunner.gnm2.J5K5, whole genome shotgun sequence genome has a window encoding:
- the LOC112752067 gene encoding berberine bridge enzyme-like 26 gives MGYGAALFLLLAFITTPADSALLAKSFRDCMATTFGSESIETILLTSSSSQYPQALQSFQQNPRWLNSSSSTKPLAILTPLHQSHIQVAILCAKKLGMHLRVRSGGHDYEGLSYLSTYKPPFAFVMIDLNQQRSIDINLADETAWVQAGATLGELYYEISKASGVHGFPAGICPSVGVGGHISGGGFGTMLRKFGTAADHVVDAYLVDANGNILDRKSMGEDLFWAIRGGSATSFGIILAWKIKLVRVPPIVTGFNIQRTLEEGATILINKWQHVADKLHEDLFIRVVAQNRGGGSSSTILASFNSLFLGGKEKLMAMMKEEFPELRLEAKDCIEMSWIQSTVYFAGYRIWEPAQVLLNRITTYKSSFKAKSDFVMDPIPEIGLQGIWNLLLREDAFALLIMDPYGGRMNEISEYEIPFPHRKGNLYNIQYLVKWDDNSIQASNRHVNWMRMLHSYMTPYVSRSPRAAYANYRDLDLGRNRNHHTPNTSYSEASVWGLKYFKGNFKRLAQIKTRVDPHNFFRNEQSIPILN, from the coding sequence ATGGGTTATGGTGCTGCACTGTTTCTGCTTCTTGCATTTATCACAACACCTGCAGATTCTGCCTTGCTTGCCAAGAGCTTCAGGGATTGCATGGCAACAACTTTTGGTTCTGAATCCATTGAAACAATACTCCTCACCTCATCCTCCTCACAGTATCCGCAAGCATTGCAATCATTCCAACAGAATCCAAGATGGCTCAACTCCTCATCCTCAACCAAGCCTCTTGCCATTCTAACACCACTCCATCAATCTCACATTCAAGTAGCCATTCTATGCGCCAAGAAACTTGGCATGCATCTCAGAGTCAGAAGTGGTGGCCATGACTATGAAGGCCTGTCTTATCTTTCAACTTATAAGCCTCCATTTGCCTTTGTCATGATAGATCTCAACCAACAACGTTCCATTGATATCAACCTTGCTGATGAAACGGCTTGGGTTCAAGCTGGTGCTACTCTTGGTGAACTCTACTACGAGATTTCAAAAGCAAGTGGAGTCCATGGATTCCCTGCAGGGATATGTCCAAGTGTTGGAGTGGGAGGCCACATCAGTGGTGGAGGATTCGGGACCATGTTGAGGAAGTTTGGAACTGCAGCAGATCATGTTGTTGATGCTTACCTCGTTGATGCAAATGGAAACATTCTTGACAGAAAATCAATGGGAGAAGATCTCTTCTGGGCCATAAGAGGAGGCAGTGCAACCAGCTTTGGAATCATTCTTGCATGGAAGATCAAGCTTGTGAGAGTTCCACCAATAGTTACTGGATTCAACATTCAGAGAACATTGGAGGAAGGAGCCACAATTCTCATCAACAAGTGGCAACACGTAGCAGATAAGCTCCACGAAGATCTTTTCATCAGAGTGGTTGCTCAGAATCGTGGTGGTGGTTCATCATCAACAATCCTAGCAAGCTTCAACTCTCTGTTTCTTGGAGGAAAAGAAAAGCTGATGGCAATGATGAAGGAGGAATTCCCAGAATTGAGGTTGGAAGCTAAAGACTGCATTGAAATGAGTTGGATTCAGTCAACAGTGTACTTTGCTGGATACAGAATATGGGAACCAGCACAAGTGTTGCTCAACAGAATCACCACTTACAAGAGCTCCTTCAAGGCCAAGTCTGACTTTGTGATGGATCCTATACCGGAAATTGGGCTACAAGGAATTTGGAATTTGCTTCTAAGAGAAGATGCATTTGCATTGCTAATAATGGATCCCTACGGTGGTAGGATGAATGAGATTTCAGAATATGAAATCCCTTTTCCACACAGGAAGGGAAACTTGTACAACATACAGTACTTGGTTAAGTGGGATGACAACAGCATTCAAGCATccaataggcatgtaaattggaTGAGAATGCTTCATAGCTATATGACTCCATATGTTTCAAGATCCCCAAGAGCTGCATATGCCAACTATAGGGATCTTGATTTAGGTAGAAACCGCAATCATCATACTCCTAACACAAGCTACTCAGAAGCAAGTGTTTGGGGTTTGAAGTACTTCAAGGGAAACTTCAAGAGATTGGCACAAATTAAGACAAGGGTTGATCCCCATAACTTTTTCAGGAATGAACAGAGTATTCCTATCTTAAACTGA
- the LOC112752070 gene encoding uncharacterized protein, translating to MTTSSAQGSTDWCQQESERDTPNGNGKSSDAATKAYPTPTALYDDLARDSNLFWDKLESFHKSFGTKFKVPTIGGRPLDLYRLFVEVTSRGGIEKVIVERKWKDVIVGFKFRETITSASFMVRRYYLSLLYHFEQAYYFRKQVPPSSTPDPANRSLVDSFTPFGEAGKTQQLGSVVPGTIDGKFDGGYIVTVNLGSEQVKGILYHVPISLSQSSNTVGVHGSRNRKKSKLALGDPSRPKSNKSGYNFFFAENYARLRPLFHGQERAINKRIGFLWNNLTEAERQVYQEKGLRDKERYKTELLEYKSSTKERNALFVPEKVAWVNLFLNLRQSDEVGLEVFDPPNTCFREAGVIRFVSANIKISVVDIGGPWRVGNIRSHITVKTCHPPHMPAGCLRGIHIPLHHVLYVVEIPFPVRKCDFRFWNLTHPSAIGVHYKQCQHIFFQKQLPDAFKPCLRKKELNDACTVAELAPVFCATTLMKRSSGSLSAMVCHLRMSFVAPSATVLWTLNAVTTGGTRTSLIFHERTTPKLVPPPPLMAQKRSSPIDFLSRIVPFASMMVASTTLSAAVPNFLSMVPNPPPLMWPPSPMLGHSPAGNPWSALALEILEKGKAFVVVAATSDSDLHAKFLGAENGSLNLRSTERRENDKRRSGDPLLAMPMHLLLEANSKSLVAQFPLPTSMSFTSASFMVRRYYLSLLCHFEQAYYFRKQVPPSSTPGETKKDPANRSLVDSFTPFGEAGKTQQLGSVVPGTIDGKFDGGYIVTVNLGSEQVKGILYHVPISLSQSSNTVGVHGSRKRKKSRLALGDPSRPKSNKSGYYFFFAENYARLRPLFHGEERAISKRIGFLWNNLTEAERQVYQEKGLRDKERYKTELLEHKSSNN from the exons ATGACAACTAGTTCAGCTCAAGGTTCCACCGATTGGTGCCAGCAAGAGAGTGAGAGAGACACACCAAACGGAAATGGGAAATCCTCCGACGCAGCCACCAAAGCTTATCCAACACCAACAGCTTTGTACGACGACCTTGCCCGTGATTCCAACCTCTTTTGGGATAAGCTTGAATCTTTTCACAAATCATTCGGCACTAAATTTAA GGTTCCCACCATAGGAGGAAGGCCACTAGATCTATATCGCCTTTTCGTGGAAGTAACATCTCGTGGTGGTATTGAAAAG GTAATTGTAGAACGCAAATGGAAGGATGTGATTGTGGGCTTCAAGTTTCGAGAGACTATTACAAGTGCATCATTTATGGTGCGCAGATACTATCTATCATTGCTTTATCACTTTGAGCAAGCGTATTACTTTCGGAAACAAGTCCCTCCTTCCTCAACACCTG ATCCTGCAAATAGGAGTCTCGTTGATAGCTTCACACCCTTTGGTGAAG CCGGTAAAACACAGCAGCTTGGTTCTGTGGTGCCTGGAACAATTGATGGGAAGTTTGATGGCGGTTATATAGTTACAGTTAATCTGGGTTCTGAACAGGTGAAAGGTATTCTGTACCATGTTCCCATCAGTTTGTCCCAGAGTTCTAATACTGTTGGTGTCCATGGTTCACGGAATCGAAAGAAATCTAAATTGGCATTAGGCGATCCATCTCGGCCGAAGTCAAACAAGAGTGGCTACAATTTCTTCTTTGCTGAGAATTATGCCAGGTTGAGGCCCTTATTCCATGGTCAAGAGAGAGCGATTAATAAGAGGATTGGGTTTCTATGGAACAATCTAACAGAAGCAGAAAGACAG GTTTATCAGGAGAAAGGGCTGAGAGATAAGGAAAGATACAAGACTGAATTGTTGGAGTATAAGTCGTCCA CTAAAGAGAGGAATGCTCTGTTCGTTCCTGAAAAAGTTGCGTGGGTCAACCTTTTTCTTAATCTGCGACAATCTGATGAAGTTGGCCTTGAAGTATTTGACCCCCCAAACACTTGCTTCCGCGAAGCTGGTGTTATCAGGTTTGTTAGTGCCAATATCAAGATCTCTGTAGTTGACATAGGCGGCCCTTGGAGAGTTGGAAACATAAGGAGTCATATAACTGTAAAGACTTGTCATCCACCTCACATGCCTGCTGGATGCCTCCGCGGTATTCACATCCCACTTCACCATGTACTGTATGTTGTAGAGATTCCCTTTCCTGTGAGGAAATGCGATTTCAGATTCTGGAATCTCACTCATCCTTCCGCCATAGGGGTCCATTATAAGCAATGCCAGCACATCTTCTTTCAAAAGCAACTTCCAGATGCCTTCAAGCCCTGCCTCCG GAAGAAAGAGTTGAATGACGCTTGCACTGTTGCTGAATTGGCGCCGGTGTTCTGCGCAACCACCCTGATGAAAAGATCCTCAGGCAGCTTATCTGCTATGGTTTGCCACTTGAGAATGAGCTTTGTTGCTCCTTCCGCCACCGTTCTTTGGACGTTGAATGCCGTGACAACAGGAGGAACTCGAACCAGCTTGATCTTCCATGAAAGAACCACTCCGAAGCTGGTTCCACCGCCTCCTCTGATGGCCCAGAAGAGGTCTTCTCCCATTGATTTTCTGTCAAGAATTGTGCCATTTGCATCGATGATGGTGGCATCGACAACATTATCTGCTGCAGTTCCAAACTTCCTGAGCATGGTGCCAAATCCTCCACCACTGATGTGGCCTCCCAGTCCAATGCTTGGACATAGTCCTGCAGGGAATCCATGGAGTGCACTTGCTTTGGAGATCTT AGAGAAAGGAAAGGCCTTCGTAGTCGTGGCCGCCACTTCTGACTCTGATCTGcatgccaagtttcttggtgcagaGAATGGCAGCTTGAATCTGAGAAGCACTGAGAGGCGTGAGAATGACAAGAGGCGTAGTGG GGATCCATTATTAGCAATGCCAATGCATCTTCTCTTAGAAGCAAATTCCAAATCCCTTGTAGCCCAATTTCCG CTTCCAACCTCAATGTCTTTTACAAGCGCATCATTTATGGTGCGCAGATACTATCTATCATTGCTTTGTCACTTTGAGCAAGCGTATTACTTTCGGAAACAAGTCCCTCCTTCCTCAACACCTGGCGAAACAAAAAAAG ATCCTGCAAATAGGAGTCTCGTTGATAGCTTCACACCCTTTGGTGAAG CCGGTAAAACACAGCAGCTTGGTTCTGTGGTGCCTGGAACAATTGATGGGAAGTTTGATGGTGGTTATATAGTTACAGTGAATCTGGGTTCTGAACAGGTGAAAGGTATTCTATACCATGTTCCCATCAGTTTGTCCCAGAGTTCTAATACTGTTGGTGTCCATGGTTCACGGAAACGAAAGAAATCTAGATTGGCATTAGGCGATCCATCTCGGCCGAAGTCAAACAAGAGTGGCTACTATTTCTTCTTTGCTGAGAATTATGCCAGGTTGAGGCCCTTATTCCATGGTGAAGAGAGAGCGATTAGTAAGAGGATTGGGTTTCTATGGAACAATCTAACAGAAGCAGAAAGACAG GTTTATCAGGAGAAAGGGCTGAGAGATAAGGAAAGATACAAGACTGAATTGTTGGAGCACAAGTCGTCCAATAATTGA
- the LOC112752065 gene encoding uncharacterized protein yields MASSLSFLVLLFGALILSPQGFARVPAVPAHESPNDTPSPIFKSPNNSPSPVFESPNKTPSPVFKSPSNSPLNKAPIFESPNNSPSPVFESPNKTPSPVFESPNKTPSPVFKSPNKTPSPVFESPNKTPSPVYESPNNSPSPVFESPNKTPSPVFKSPSNSPSPTFKSPNNSPLNKAPIFESPNKTPSPVFESPNKTPSPVFESPNNSPSPVFESPNKTPSPVFKSPSNSPSPTFKSPNNSPLKKAPVFESPDKTPSPVFKSPSNSPSPTFKSPNNSPLNKAPIFESPNNTPSPVFESPNKTPSPVFKSPSNSPSPAFKSPNNSPLNKAPVFESPNKTPSPVFESPNNSPFKAPYGTPN; encoded by the exons ATGGCTTCCTCCTTATCTTTTCTAGTGCTGCTCTTTGGAGCTCTGATCCTAAGCCCACAAGGGTTTGCTAGGGTTCCTGCAGTACCTGCTCATGAGTCACCAAATGACACACCATCACCTATTTTTAAATCTCCAAACAACTCCCCATCACCTGTTTTTGAATCACCAAACAAGACACCATCACCTGTTTTCAAGTCTCCAAGTAACTCACCATTGAACAAGGCACCTATTTTTGAGTCGCCAAACAATTCTCCATCACCTGTTTTTGAGTCTCCAAACAAGACACCATCACCTGTTTTTGAGTCACCAAACAAGACACCATCAC CTGTTTTCAAGTCACCAAACAAGACACCATCACCTGTTTTTGAGTCTCCAAACAAGACACCATCACCTGTTTATGAATCACCAAACAATTCACCATCACCTGTTTTTGAATCACCAAACAAGACACCATCACCTGTTTTCAAGTCTCCAAGTAACTCACCATCACCTACTTTCAAGTCTCCAAACAACTCTCCATTGAACAAGGCACCTATTTTTGAGTCGCCAAACAAGACACCATCACCTGTTTTTGAGTCTCCAAACAAGACACCATCACCTGTTTTTGAATCACCAAACAATTCACCATCACCTGTTTTTGAGTCACCAAACAAGACACCATCACCTGTTTTCAAATCTCCAAGCAACTCACCATCACCTACTTTTAAGTCTCCAAACAACTCACCATTGAAAAAGGCACCTGTTTTTGAGTCGCCAGACAAAACACCATCACCTGTTTTCAAATCTCCAAGCAACTCACCATCACCTACTTTCAAGTCTCCAAACAACTCACCATTGAATAAGGCACCTATTTTTGAGTCGCCAAACAACACACCGTCACCTGTTTTTGAGTCACCAAACAAAACACCATCACCTGTTTTCAAATCTCCAAGCAACTCGCCCTCACCTGCTTTCAAGTCTCCAAACAACTCACCATTGAATAAGGCACCTGTTTTTGAGTCGCCAAACAAGACACCATCACCTGTTTTTGAGTCACCAAACAACTCACCATTTAAGGCTCCTTATGGCACTCCGAATTAA
- the LOC112752069 gene encoding berberine bridge enzyme-like 22, giving the protein MMAYYVIVFLALISYAGSVEEQSVSFKNCMKSSAGAATSIETIALTSSSSQYQQALQSFEQNPRWVNSSSTSTSPTTPLVILTPLTASQIQAAILCTKKLGMQIRVRSGGHDYEGLSFLSYSKAPFVMLDLNKLRSIDINLADETAWVQAGATLGELYYKISKASALHGFPAGICPSIGLGGHISGGGFGTMLRKFGTAADNVVDATVINANGTILDRKSMGEDLFWAIRGGGGTSFGVVLSWKIKLVRVPPVVTAFNVQRTVAEGATKLILKWQTIADKLPKDLFIRVVAQNTGANSATVQVLFNSFFLGGIDRLMPIMKQSFPELGLQAKDCTEMTWIQSALFFGGHSKDDAPEALLDRVTTFKSSFKAKSDYVRKPIPEAGLEGIWKLLLKEDVQALLIMEPYGGRMSEIPESEIAFPHRKGNLYNIQYMVKWDVNTAEASRRHVRWMTSLYSYMTPYVSNSPRAAYVNYRDLDIGTNKRHNTSFAEASVWGIKYFKANFIRLSQIKEKVDPHNFFRNEQSIPLFS; this is encoded by the coding sequence ATGATGGCTTATTATGTGATTGTGTTTCTTGCATTGATCTCGTATGCAGGCTCCGTTGAGGAGCAGAGTGTAAGTTTCAAGAATTGCATGAAGAGCAGTGCCGGAGCTGCTACTTCCATTGAAACAATAGCCCTCACCTCATCATCCTCACAGTATCAACAAGCCTTGCAATCATTCGAACAGAATCCAAGATGGGTGAATTCCTCATCAACCTCAACCTCACCCACTACGCCTCTTGTCATTCTCACGCCTCTCACTGCTTCTCAGATTCAAGCTGCCATTCtctgcaccaagaaacttggcatgCAGATCAGAGTCAGAAGTGGCGGCCACGACTACGAAGGCCTTTCCTTTCTCTCTTATTCCAAGGCCCCATTTGTGATGCTTGACCTCAACAAGCTCCGCTCCATCGACATCAACCTTGCCGACGAGACAGCCTGGGTTCAAGCTGGCGCTACACTCGGTGAACTCTACTACAAGATCTCCAAAGCAAGTGCACTCCATGGATTCCCTGCAGGAATATGTCCAAGCATTGGACTGGGAGGCCACATCAGTGGTGGAGGATTTGGCACCATGCTCAGGAAGTTTGGAACTGCAGCAGATAATGTTGTCGATGCCACCGTCATCAATGCAAATGGCACAATTCTTGACAGAAAATCAATGGGAGAAGACCTCTTCTGGGCCATCAGAGGAGGCGGCGGAACCAGCTTCGGAGTGGTTCTTTCATGGAAGATCAAGCTGGTCCGAGTTCCGCCTGTTGTGACGGCATTCAACGTCCAAAGAACGGTGGCGGAAGGAGCAACAAAGCTCATTCTCAAGTGGCAAACCATAGCAGATAAGCTGCCTAAGGATCTTTTCATCAGGGTGGTTGCGCAGAACACCGGCGCCAATTCAGCAACAGTGCAAGTGTTATTCAACTCTTTCTTCCTGGGAGGAATAGACAGATTGATGCCGATAATGAAGCAGAGCTTCCCTGAGTTAGGGTTGCAGGCCAAGGACTGCACTGAAATGACATGGATCCAATCTGCTCTGTTCTTTGGTGGACACAGCAAAGACGACGCTCCGGAGGCGTTGCTGGACCGAGTGACGACATTCAAGAGCTCATTCAAGGCCAAATCCGACTACGTAAGGAAGCCTATACCGGAGGCAGGGCTTGAAGGCATCTGGAAGTTGCTTTTGAAAGAAGATGTGCAGGCATTGCTTATAATGGAGCCCTATGGCGGAAGGATGAGTGAGATTCCAGAATCTGAAATCGCATTTCCTCACAGGAAAGGGAATCTCTACAACATACAGTACATGGTGAAGTGGGATGTGAATACCGCGGAGGCATCCAGAAGGCATGTGAGGTGGATGACAAGTCTTTACAGTTATATGACTCCTTATGTTTCCAACTCTCCAAGGGCCGCCTATGTCAACTACAGAGATCTTGATATTGGCACTAACAAACGTCATAACACCAGCTTCGCGGAAGCAAGTGTTTGGGGGATCAAGTACTTCAAGGCCAACTTCATCAGATTGTCGCAGATTAAGGAAAAGGTTGACCCACACAACTTTTTCAGGAACGAACAGAGCATTCCTCTCTTTAGCTGA
- the LOC112752068 gene encoding berberine bridge enzyme-like 22, whose translation MMAYYVIVFLALISYAGSVEEQSVSFKNCMKSSAGAATSIETIALTSSSSQYEQALQSFEQNPRWVNSSSASTSPTTPLVILTPLSASQIQAAILCTKKLGMQIRVRSGGHDYEGLSFLSYSKAPFVMLDLNKLRSIDINLADETAWVQAGATLGELYYKISKASALHGFPAGLCPSIGLGGHISGGGFGTMLRKFGTAADNVVDATIIDANGTILDRKSMGEDLFWAIRGGGGTSFGVVLSWKIKLVRVPPVVTAFNVQRTVAEGATKLILKWQTIADKLPEDLFIRVVAQNTGANSATVQASFNSFFLGGIDRLMPIMKQSFPELGLQAKDCTEMTWIQSALFFGGYSKDDALEALLDRVTTFKSSFKAKSDYVTKPIPEAGLEGIWKLLLKEDVLALLIMDPYGGRMSEIPESEIAFPHRKGNLYNIQYMVKWDVNTAEASSRHVRWMTSLYSYMTPYVSNSPRAAYVNYRDLDIGTNKPDNTSFAEASVWGVKYFKANFIRLSQIKKKVDPRNFFRNEQSIPLFS comes from the coding sequence ATGATGGCTTATTATGTGATTGTGTTTCTTGCATTGATCTCGTATGCAGGCTCTGTTGAGGAGCAGAGTGTAAGTTTCAAGAATTGCATGAAGAGCAGTGCTGGAGCTGCTACTTCCATTGAAACAATAGCCCTCACCTCATCATCCTCACAGTATGAACAAGCCTTGCAATCATTCGAACAGAATCCAAGATGGGTGAATTCCTCATCAGCCTCAACCTCACCCACTACGCCTCTTGTCATTCTCACGCCTCTCAGTGCTTCTCAGATTCAAGCTGCCATTCtctgcaccaagaaacttggcatgCAGATCAGAGTCAGAAGTGGCGGCCACGACTACGAAGGCCTTTCCTTTCTCTCTTATTCCAAGGCCCCATTTGTGATGCTTGACCTCAACAAGCTCCGCTCCATCGACATCAACCTTGCCGACGAGACAGCCTGGGTTCAAGCTGGCGCTACACTCGGTGAACTCTACTACAAGATCTCCAAAGCAAGTGCACTCCATGGATTCCCTGCAGGACTATGTCCAAGCATTGGACTGGGAGGCCACATCAGTGGTGGAGGATTTGGCACCATGCTCAGGAAGTTTGGAACTGCAGCAGATAATGTTGTCGATGCCACCATCATCGATGCAAATGGCACAATTCTTGACAGAAAATCAATGGGAGAAGACCTCTTCTGGGCCATCAGAGGAGGCGGTGGAACCAGCTTCGGAGTGGTTCTTTCATGGAAGATCAAGCTGGTTCGAGTTCCTCCTGTTGTCACGGCATTCAACGTCCAAAGAACGGTGGCGGAAGGAGCAACAAAGCTCATTCTCAAGTGGCAAACCATAGCAGATAAGCTGCCTGAGGATCTTTTCATCAGGGTGGTTGCGCAGAACACCGGCGCCAATTCAGCAACAGTGCAAGCGTCATTCAACTCTTTCTTCCTGGGAGGAATAGACAGATTGATGCCTATAATGAAGCAGAGCTTCCCTGAGTTAGGGTTGCAGGCCAAGGACTGCACTGAAATGACATGGATCCAATCTGCTCTGTTCTTTGGTGGATACAGCAAAGATGATGCTCTGGAGGCGTTGCTGGACCGAGTGACGACATTTAAGAGCTCATTCAAGGCCAAATCCGACTATGTAACGAAGCCTATACCGGAGGCAGGGCTTGAAGGCATCTGGAAGTTGCTTTTGAAAGAAGATGTGCTGGCATTGCTTATAATGGACCCCTATGGCGGAAGGATGAGTGAGATTCCAGAATCTGAAATCGCATTTCCTCACAGGAAAGGGAATCTCTACAACATACAGTACATGGTGAAGTGGGATGTGAATACCGCGGAGGCATCCAGCAGGCATGTGAGGTGGATGACAAGTCTTTACAGTTATATGACTCCTTATGTTTCCAACTCTCCAAGGGCCGCCTATGTCAACTACAGAGATCTTGATATTGGCACTAACAAACCTGATAACACCAGCTTCGCGGAAGCAAGTGTTTGGGGGGTCAAATACTTCAAGGCCAACTTCATCAGATTGTCGCAGATTAAGAAAAAGGTTGACCCACGCAACTTTTTCAGGAACGAACAGAGCATTCCTCTCTTTAGCTGA
- the LOC112752074 gene encoding actin-related protein 8, with translation MSMVLRRVWELVSSTSRGKVDGSGAEACSRSDLGELEQLPGDILLQILRVLGPKDAAKMSCVCKALRCLVFDNRLWVHFLQTYQPDPSSDSLFFAEATLSYGYPLPLPPFHARTPQLSFKHIYGQRARVPGSVIIDGGSGYCKFGWSKYASPSGRSATFLEFGNIESPMYTRLRHFFATIYNRMQVKPNTQPVIVSVPICHYDDTESAKASRRQLKEAIYSALFDMNVPAVCAVNQATLALFAAKRTSGIAVNIGFQVTSVVPIFNGKVMRSVGVEVVGLGALKLTGFLREKMQLNNLNFQSLYTVRTLKEKLCYVALDYEAELSKDAQASFEAVGEGRFTLSKERFQTGEILFQPHLAGVQAMGLHQAIALCMEHCHSAELAGDSDWYKTVVLSGGSACLPGLAERLEKELKALLPPYISNGTRVIPPPYGADTPWFGAKIIGNLSTFPGPWCVTKKQFRQKPRLNLIW, from the exons ATGTCGATGGTGCTGAGGAGGGTGTGGGAACTGGTGTCAAGCACGTCGAGAGGGAAAGTGGATGGGAGCGGAGCAGAGGCGTGTTCACGATCCGATCTGGGAGAGTTGGAGCAGCTGCCGGGAGACATATTGTTGCAAATCCTGAGGGTGTTGGGGCCCAAGGATGCAGCCAAAATGAGCTGCGTATGCAAGGCTCTCAGATGCCTCGTTTTCGACAATCGTTTGTGGGTTCACTTCCTTCAGACCTATCAGCCCGACCCTTCTTCCGACTCTCTTTTCTTTGCTGAGGCCACCTTGAGCTATGGCTACCCTCTCCCTCTTCC ACCCTTCCATGCCCGCACCCCCCAGCTCTCCTTCAAGCATATTTATGGCCAACGAGCTCGCGTTCCTGGTTCCGTTATCATTGATG GCGGTTCTGGCTATTGCAAATTCGGTTGGAGCAAATATGCCTCTCCATCCGGCCGTTCAGCAACGTTTTTG GAATTCGGTAACATCGAGTCTCCAATGTATACTAGACTACGACATTTTTTTGCAACTATATATAACAG GATGCAGGTGAAACCAAATACACAACCTGTTATTGTTTCCGTGCCAATATGTCATTATGATG ATACTGAATCAGCTAAAGCATCAAGACGGCAGCTTAAAGAAGCAATCTATTCTGCCCTGTTTGACATGAATGTTCCCGCTGTTTGTGCTGTCAACCag GCAACTCTAGCTCTGTTTGCTGCAAAACGTACTTCTGGAATAGCTGTTAATATAGGGTTTCAAGTCACATCTGTAGTTCCAA TTTTTAATGGTAAAGTGATGCGCAGTGTGGGCGTGGAAGTTGTGGGACTGGGAGCACTAAAACTTACAGGATTTCTGAGGGAGAAGATGCAACTCAACAACCTAAATTTTCAGTCTTTATACACTGTCCGCACATTGAAAGAG AAGCTGTGCTATGTTGCTCTTGATTATGAAGCTGAGCTATCAAAAGATGCACAAGCATCATTTGAAGCTGTTGGAGAAGGACGGTTTACACTTTCAAAAGAGCGGTTTCAAACTGGAGAGATCTTATTCCAGCCTCATCTTGCTGGAGT GCAAGCAATGGGTTTGCACCAGGCCATAGCTCTTTGCATGGAGCATTGCCATTCTGCGGAATTAGCAGGTGACAGTGATTGGTACAAGACTGTAGTTTTATCAGGGGGTTCTGCATGCTTACCAGGTTTGGCAG AAAGGTTAGAGAAGGAACTAAAGGCCTTACTTCCTCCCTACATATCCAATGGAACCAGAGTCATACCTCCTCCATATGGTGCCGATACTCCTTGGTTTGGAGCAAAGATCATTGGCAAT CTGAGCACATTTCCTGGTCCATGGTGTGTGACCAAGAAACAGTTCCGACAGAAGCCGAGACTCAACCTCATTTGGTGA
- the LOC112752073 gene encoding photosystem I reaction center subunit V, chloroplastic: MAASASSMMISSTHHRALSSPTIHQKPSSVCFQGLRQLTIRRSLSSSSGVRRVVPPRGGVRAELSPALVISLSTGLSLFLGRFVFFNFQRENVAKQGLPEQNGITHFEAGDSRAKEYVSILKSNDPVGFNLVDVLAWGSLGHIVAYYILATSSNGYDPSFFPQ, from the coding sequence ATGGCAGCCTCAGCATCATCCATGATGATATCAAGTACCCATCATCGTGCCTTATCATCGCCCACCATACACCAGAAGCCATCAAGCGTGTGCTTCCAGGGTCTGAGGCAGCTCACAATTAGAAGGAGCTTGTCAAGCAGCAGCGGCGTGAGAAGGGTGGTTCCTCCACGTGGCGGCGTGAGAGCTGAGCTGAGCCCAGCTCTGGTGATAAGCCTGAGCACTGGGCTGTCGCTGTTCTTGGGGAGGTTCGTGTTCTTCAACTTCCAGAGGGAGAACGTGGCCAAGCAAGGGTTGCCGGAGCAGAACGGGATCACGCACTTCGAGGCTGGTGACTCGCGTGCCAAGGAGTACGTCAGCATCCTCAAATCCAACgatcctgtgggattcaaccttgtTGATGTATTGGCTTGGGGATCCCTCGGCCACATCGTTGCTTACTACATCTTGGCCACCTCCAGCAATGGCTATGATCCTAGTTTCTTTCCTCAATGA